Genomic DNA from Bombus affinis isolate iyBomAffi1 chromosome 8, iyBomAffi1.2, whole genome shotgun sequence:
GAGTATCACGATTCGAACGGTACGATTCCGTGTTAGATTAAAGATTGCATAATAAGATTTGTTTGATCCATTAACCAGAGGAGTTTATAGTGTGCCCAAATGACAGTACCTCCTATTCGCCAATAACGTGACTTAACGACACGATAACTCTTTGATCATTGACAGCTGGTATATCGTGTAGCTTAGAGACTGAATTCAAatcatatgtataatataatcatCGAACATTCGCTTATAGTTATTTGATCGAATCGATCGTATTCCCGATCGCATTCCTTGAAAGTTCAACTGGTTTCGTTAACCCGTTGACGTAACGTTATCTCTTACGTTTTCCAGTTTTCTTTTTCCATCCATATGGAATacgatcgatcgttcgatcgatagAAAGAAAAGATTGTACTTAACATATCGAAATGGTTTGTGCAATATGGTTTGACATGGTTTTCTTTCCCATTTTTCCCCCAATTTTAGTATCGACAGGCAGCATCACGGATGTGGATCGACGGGCATTGGTATGTACCACAGCCCCATACTACTCCCGGCGAATTAGCATGGTTTGTAGCTTGTTTTGCATATGAATTATATTTAACAGCATATTGCCACAGCCGCGCATTAATCGTAACATTAAACACTTTCGTGAGTTCTCGAGACACGGATGGTTTGCGTAGAACTGAGAAATCGAGCGTCGGCAAAATCGTTCGACTAGACCGATCGGATTAGACGTATTTGTACATAACGAGCACTGCCGGTTTGttgataatatatgtataatataacgttTGTACATACTAGATTGTACATTGATCGACGCATGCACATGCTGTATATTTGCTGcgatattctttttttaatcgaTCCTTTTTTTTTGCATCTTTTTGTACAAGTTTTTTTTCTCGCCTTGGCATATTTGAAGTTTGCATTTGATTTCGTATCTTGCGAAAGAATCGGACACGATCGCGAGATTTTAGCTGAACGTTCGCAATGTCTTAGTATAGACCGAAGGTTGAATCGGCTTGCTCATTCTTTAGACCGATAGATTCATGACATATACGTAGTtcgttattttcttttattatttccttacgATAACACGATGTGAGTTTCGTGTGCGATGATCGTGATCCTCGAACGCGTGTACGAGTTTCGAAAATAGATGAAATCTCGAATAACGCTAACGAGACTGACGCGTAGTTGCGCTGTTCTCGCGATTTGACTGCATATTCTGCATCCATGGCATAATTTGTGCGTACGTGACGGAAAACGGAACTATACGCCTAAACTGAAATTAACGTGCACGAGTTTGTGCGTGTGTGGCGCGTGACCCTATTGCTTTCTTGTCTTTCTGGTTTGtcgaaagtatttaaaaaagtaaaagaataaATCGTGCAACAATTGTATCGACTAGTTTAATGTACATGCACGCAACGATTTCCTATCGAAAAGCAACGAATCGAAGGATTAATCCGTAAAATGCCAGTTCCTATCGTTCGTTTCAGTCTAACTATGTGGTCATAGTTCTGTGGTCTGTCCCGTGTTAAGTTGTGTCGAATCAGTCATTAACAAACGCGGTGTTTCGCCAACTTTTTTCTTGCTGCGATATATCGACTCTTGTAAGAAGAGATGAAAGATTCTCGCAAATTTTTCAGAACGTGtacatttctctctctcttttttctttcttttttttttttaccgtaTCGATTCaagcagaaaatcaaaattgaaatttcatgcGAGAAGCTTTTGAACGGCTGCACCGCTATTAACGCTCATCACACGTCATAATGAATCGCGTTACAACGAAATTAACGATCGAATGGTGCTTCAGAATGATGGTGGAATGCTGCCATCGTCTACCACGTATACAGGTGGCCTAGGTTCAGTAGTCGGAAGTCACGGGGGCCATCACGTAAGGAGATCACTGCCAGATATGGGAACAGCGCCGTCCGAACCGCCGAAACTCTACCCTTACCACTTGCTTGTCATCACCAACTACAGGCTGCCCGCTGACGTGGATCGTTGCAATCTCGAAGTGAGTTATTAAAACGTTTGATTATAACGAGTCTAGAACACGTAGAATTCATTTAGGACGCTAGAATAacgtttgaatttttattttgtaaaagaCTAAAGTAATAGGAcctagagaaattggtcgatgaATGGATGAAATGATCGAAACTGACGAAGCAATTATcgagtaaataaaaaatttctcaTCCGGCACGAACAGAGATGATTATCTTACTGATGTTTAATTGTGTTTTCCAGCGGCACCTTTCCGACGCGGAATTCGAGGCAGTTCTTCAATTTACTCGTGCCGAGTTCTATAGACTACCGCAATGGCGTCGTAACGAAATCAAAAGACGAGCCCGGCTGTTTTAACCGGCAACAACCACGCTACGTGTTCTACTTATTACCTTCATCGTGTCACGACTGTGTTATCGTGTTATAGAGTGTACATTCCTTCAGCGTGATAGGTGTATAACGAGAGAGAAGAAAATGAGGAACACATGTTCGGGGAACCAACGATCCGTACTGGTCTTCGATCACGAACACCGATATCAaatcatcgtcatcgtcgtggATGAAAACTGTTCGAGAGAATCTCGATCGTACGCTCGTACACTCACAAAGAAACGTATAGATGCATACACACGCGTATAAACATGCGTTCGACGTTCACACGATGGCGCAAACTCATAGACACAAAGGAGCGCACTGCAATTCGATGTCAATTTTGTTCTCTCAGCAACGAATCCACAGGCAGCTTGACTCTAATCATTGACAAACTACTTCATCACCCTGTGACTTCGGTGCTTCTTTCGGGACAATCTTCGCTGTTCATAAGAATAAGGGAGAAAAATATGTTTATCCGTTTCTGTGCTTAACAAAAAGGACCTCCGCCGTACATATAAAAGTCGAAGACGAAACGGAGAACGGAAACAAGTTGAAACCTTCAAACGCTTGGTCCGGCATTATTAACGAAGGAAGGTCGTACATCGACTACTGCTAATCGATGATCGTTTCAAAGGGAACGATTTGAGAAAGAGGGAGCTGTCATCCTGTATCTAACATGTACACTTTCATGACCATGAATTTCACGGTTTGAAAAGTGAAAACGGTAGATGGGTAATAATTTTAGCGAAGTAGCTGAATATAAGGGTGACAAACATCGTCCGAGGTTTTATCATTTAACAGGAACATCGTCTCGTAACTTAGAGTTTTTCCCACGAATGTCGACGTATAAAATAGCGCGGCGGGAAGATGTGCAAGATTTAAAGCGAATAAAAACCAGAGAAATGGTAACACTATGTAGCTGACATACATACGTTGTTGTAAATAAACGAATGAACCAGAAAGGATGAAAGAAGCAACGGAAGTACGAGgaagtgtatatatatatacatacatgtatatatatgtatatatatatatatatacgttcaCATACGTATATACACCATTTTGAGAATTCGCTTGAATCACAGAACACATTTACTATTTGCAAAAGGTTATAACACAAACGCGCTGCCTGCTATCATAGGAGCtatcactattattattattattattattattattattaatttttaactattattattattatattttactataAGCAAGATGAAAAATTTAAGATACATGTAAGTAAATAGGAAGTTCAGCTTGCCGGATGACGTAATTATCAACGTATTTAAATATTACCGTCAATTTTGCATGTTGTTTCGCTATTTCAACACATGCGTGCAGACGACGTATCTGTTGGCAAACTACTATACATAGGTATAAGATTTTCCTTAACTCGATTTCCCTTGACTCGTATCGACGATACACGAAAAAGTGTTCTGCAGTGCGGGCGATTAAAGATATATATCGCGAACGTATCTATGTGTATTTGGATAAACGAAAATTATGGAGGAACAGGAAGATAAAAAAAGGGGGGGGGAAATAACATTTATCACAGCCAGTTGTTCTACCTTATGCGAGTACGTCAAGCGGCAAGCTGAAGACGCGAAAGAAAAGGTGTGCGTACGTTGAAATGCAACTGTTAAATTTGATCCAACGGGATACAAATTTTTGTACGATTTCGTGGAGCGTAAAGTATATCAGAACCGATCGCAACTTTACGACGTAATGAAAAacgtaagaaaaaaaaagaaaaaagaaataacgatGAGGGGGTGCGTTTTCGATCTGGCGGGAAAAACATACACGCGGGAATGTGCGTCCTTTGAACGagctgaaaattacattttattctacatttcgCCTCGTCCTAAGTCATACGtgcctatatatatataaaaatcggTGGAGATTTCTGAACACGCGAAGTCGTGAGAGAGCGCTTTCGATAAAGTACGCGTCGCGTACGTTCGTGAAATTTCTTGCAGTTTTTTTCTCACGGCTTCGTTACGAGAAGATGGGAACGTGCTCCATGATCTTGTGCAATACGACTTTGCGAACTCACCGGAcgaagaggaaaaaaaaaaacaaaaaatttaaGGGGAAAAGTAACCATGTACTCTGCGTGAAAGAATCATTTGTGTGTATATTTAGCAGAGCAAACGAAAAGGGACAGGAACAGAGAGTTCTCTTATCCGCGTGATATCGTTTCTCGTTTTCTAGTTGTCCGCTTTTGTACACACTTTCAGAACCAATAAACTGCAATATTCCTCTTTCATTTGCaatattttatcaaaagaaGCCAAATTTCGATCGTTACTCGAGGTtactttcgtttctttcgtcgATCGTGCATCGTTttttacgttttttcatctCGTTTTCTTTCCTACGTCTCGCTTCTCTTTAATTTCATTCTGTTTTTTCGTCCTATTGCGTTTTTCCGGCTCGTTTTTAATCGAACAAGAGTCATACGTTaatgatatattttaatttagtgACCGCTGTCAGATCATGGTGCACCGTGTCGTATATTACCGTGCAATGCGAACCAATGTATATTTCTGTTGTATAGAGCACATTGCTTCCGCTAGTCCCTCAAATTAAATGAACGCAAACCTACACCTAGTATTCACGCGTCTCTTCGCATTCTTATCGATGCATTCAACGACGCGATCGAACCTTTGCTCGTATCACTTGCGTACTTTCCACGTCTCGTCGTTGTCAAAGTGATGCGTTACAAACATGCGTGGTATCGATCCGTTATTGTACAAGATTTTCTTCGAACGATTCTTTTTTCTCGAAAATTTTACTCCtactttttattaaaaacaGCATGGAAAATTATACGTTACGATATATCATATAAACGATTCGTCGTTCGCACTTTGGTTCCTAGTAATTTCTTCGCCTTACATAATACACTTCTGTCGATCGTATTTCTTATTACTATctcatgaaataaataaatcactTGTCCCAGCGTTGCCTTTCGCAATCTGCCGTGTTCTTTTATTATCCACTATCTTCTATTATTGCAGCGGAAAATCTAAGAAACGTTCGATTTCTCTCGAAGAATAACGAAGCCCTCCAAAACGCTGGACAACGCCTCGTACTCGTCTAGAGCAAGTTCTGCTCTTTCTCCGGAGGAAAGCAACGTTGGTGTCGTGTGAACGTATCCACCAGAGATGGATTTGGGATTGCCAGCTTTGCCCACGATGTCTACAGCTTTTCCAACCCTCACAGACACCGGTAGACTCTGATCAAAATACAATCCGATCGGTCTCAAATATTCCCGTAGCGTTAAATTATCTTTGCCTACGAGAAAAATGGTCGGTACATACCTGCAAATTTTCGTCCAAGGTAACCAACCATCTAGGTTCCATTGCAAGCGCCAGACAGTACATCAAATAATGTGATTTCGATAGGATCAGATTTTGACAATCGAGAAACGCCACCAGGACTACCAGTAATCCAGCTAAGGCGACCTTGTCCAACACCTTGGAAGCGTATCGCAAAGGAGATATAGACAACGTACCCtgataaacaattttttatttagtaAACCAATCGTTCATCGATTAAGATCGACGCAATTTATAATCGTCGTTTTTTACTTTGCCAAGATGGACCAAGCCTTGGGAAATTCGAACGAGGAATAGGTGCGTGGGGTTCTTCGCGTGGTAACAGGCTAGTTGCCTCAGCATAGTGGCGAGACGCGCGTTATTCGTCCCAGCACCGACAAGACCGAGAGCAAAGATCGCATTGTTAGCTACGTCAGAATCGTTGTCGTGGCTGTATTTGTTCAGTACATCCAAGACTGACAAGTCTGGATTTGACAAAAAGGATAAACCTAGAGCGAGTGGCATTGCGCGTCTCGCAGCTGTGGGACCGTATCTTCCTATCTGAAGAACAATCGTTCGTGCAAACAGACTGATCACTTTTATTCGTGTTTAAGGACTTTTTATCACCTGCCCGAAGATCCTCGAGTCCTCTTTTCCCTCTCCTAATCCAACGGCAGCGACACCCAACGTAGCTATGGCCTGCGTCGATCCAATATCGCTGAAGAGTACGCAAGAAATTGTAGAAAAGTGGCGGTAGATATTAACGATAGATAAATGTGCGATTACTTTGATTCTGCGTGCTTCTCTTCTAATTTCTCTTTTGTTCTCTTCTCAGAAAATTCGACGATTTGAGACCGCTGATCGCAGCAGCAGCTCGTAGGACTGTTAACCGGGGTGACGGGAACGCCTTCACCGTTCGCCGGTTCCGAACAAATTCGTAATAGTCCTTGAACGATCAATACGTCTCCTGTACCGGCATATGCACACACCTGAGACCaatgaaatattttcgaatGCTGatgattataatatttattcggTATTGTATCATAGAGCATTTTGACAAAGGAGAAAGCATTGCCTCCAGCATAGTCTGTGCAGCAAGCTTGTAAGGATCGGGTAAGACTTCAAGCGCAGCTGAAGGCGCGTCTATGATGTCGCGGCAACCCATGTAGATCATACCCAGCGCCAGCGGTAGAAATCTACAAAAACAAGGTCAAACGAACCCTCCTGCATAGTCGTGAAACGTATTTGATAGATATACTTTTGTCTTTAACCTGGAATAGGTACTAGACAGCTTTTGAGGTGTAAGCTCTAtcaatctctgcagaagtgtcGACGAGGCTTCAGCGTCGGCAGAGCCAACGTTTATCAAACCTATCGCGATCGCTCCGAGAGACACAATTTCCATGGTACCTAAAAATTGTTCATTCGCAAAATATCACGTACTGGGAGCTAATCATCGTAAACGTACTTGCTTCGTCTACCAATACTCCGGTTAAAAGTTCCGTAACATCGGACCTCTGCGAGCCAGCGTAGGCCAAACCCAGTCCTAAAACTGCTCCGATTCTCAGTGTAACGTTTTCGGAATACACGTAGTCGCTGAGGAGCGCCAACGCCGGATCGCATTCGTTGCGAACACCACAGTTGACCAAACCTATCGCGAGTAAAGCGCCTGCTTTGATGTTGTGATCGTTGGTGTAGAGATATCTGCGAAATAAGCGTATCTCAGTCCGCGGGCGTTTGTCTATAAATCATAGTTGCATTACGATAAGAGACGCGATTCACTTGTCGATCGGTACCAGACCACCGTCTACGTCCCACATGTGTATCAGTCCCAAAGAAGCGGTTGCCGAGAGCATTCCGTGCTCCTGTCAAACGGTTTTCTTCGATTTAAGCTGTTTAGAAAGTTTCTATTTCAAGAATCtctgatatttatacgaaaaccttatttttataaACCCAGCAATCGGCGGTGTTCGCCATCAGTTTGTCCTGACCGAATCCAGCGTGAACGAAACCGGAAACGAACGTAGCTGCTAGGTTGGCCCTGGCTGAGTCGTATTCCGCTCGTCTCACGGTATTAGTTTCTAACCAGGTTTTATAAATGTCATCCGGGTGTTTGGGTtccagaatgtcgagttccctCGCGAGCAAATGGTAATGATTATTGACGTGACTGTTGCTTAAGATAGCTTCGATATCCTTGGCATCGCCTCCCTCGTAATCCTTCTTTAATGGATTCTCCTGAAGAGCGATAAATTATGCGAATGGAAAATAGAATCTCGCGAATAACTCGTGTAGAATCCGACGAATTACCCTTTGTCTTACGAGTATGAATGACAATTGTTTTCGCATTAAATCGTCAGGGCAGGTGGTGAGACATTTGTGCACAAGATCCGAGTCTGCCAATTGAAGGGCTACTAACATTGCTTTGCAATATTCTTGGAATCGTAGATAATGGTCGACCACGGTCTGCAATATTTGTCTTCTTTCGATATCCTCGCTGACCGTTCGAAAGACGTTAAAAAACGGGATAAAGTTGCTTAAATTTTAGTTGTCGTTTCAGAAAATTCACCTGTAGACCGCACAACTCTCCAGATACCGACAAACCCTCTCAAAATTCGTATTATCCAAACTTTCGTTTAAAAAGTTCAATTGATCGATCTCCAAACATAGATCGCATCCAGGTATTTCGGCGTTGTGCTTCATGTCGAATTTTATGATACCGTTTACCAAAGGAGTAAGCTGTGTTCTACCATAAAGAGAAGGAAACAAACAGATAAAAGATTCCATTTCATTTCTTATAATCCGTTCATTTTGTATATCGTCGCCATAAATATTATCACATTTCTTCGTATCTAAAAATACCTGATACGTTCCTCGTCCTTTACAGGAGCGTTCGTCCACTCGTCTACAATTTCAGCTTCGAGCTGTCTGACGTATTCGTGACCCCACTCGCCAGGGTTCGTCACTTCACCATCGGTGCAATATCGCAGACATTCTTTGGAACCAGGCGCGGCTCCAGCCATCGATAATACGCTCAATACTTCCGCGAATTGCCGTTTCACGTCCCTCCTTCGAATCTTTTTATGCGCGTTCTTCATATCATTGTACGAGTTTTTCAAATACTTGAGAGGTTTTGGTACGGAAGTCATCGATGTTGTCGAGGTTTGCATCAACAATCGAAGTTGACTCAGGGATATCAACATCGCATCTTCGTCTTTCCCctcgaattttaattaaaaatcggGATCGATGTGACACCGAAGGTTTGAGTTAGGTAACGATCGgatttgaatttgaaattgtTTTAGCAGCTAACGTTTTATGTAATGTAATCGCATGCGTATCTATGACAGTTATTAGGTTAAGAAAGTGAATTGCATATAGCGTTATTATTACCATCAATACGTCGACCAACTGGTACAGCTCTTCTTGCAAGCGTGCGTCTTCCTCGTTCTAACAAATGTTTCCTTGATTAGAAATGAATGAAAAACTtggtatttttttctttttttttttttttttttttattaatatgatTACCATTTCTGACTCCTTTCGCGGGCCGAGTTTAGCCATCGTTGCAGTTTGCAAGATCTCAGTGAATCGTTCTCAacggaaaattattttttacatcGACGAGATTCGTGAAAATATTTGACGACGCTTTCTCGACTCTTCGTGTAACAGATTCGattctcttttttttcgctTGTCAGTTACACGGAGCGATCAAAGCCCCGCGAACCTCTCGAATTTCAATCTTTGCGTCTGACACAAACAGACTCGTACTACTAAAACAGTGGAAAAGATGGGATACAAGGTTGAGGtacaagaaagaaaggaaggaagaaaaagattTCACCTGTTACTTACTTAACGAGTAATATTTTAAAGTTATAATTTATTTAGTTGTAACAAAAGTATCGTAATTACACTATACGTTTAATGCGTAACaatacgtacatacgtacatatatgtacatatatacagttGCGTaggatatttatatatataatgtatatatatatacatatatatacagtaTCGTCGATAAGAAGTTCCTAAACTTGATTTCCTTTGTACCCTGATTATTCGTTTGAACGTTATCACATTCTCTCGTTGCTTCGCACACGATACTCCACGTGATCATCATACTCTATTTTAAAAATCTACTTTGCTGACAATCGCGTGGAAAATCGTTATCGCTCGATCTGTCTAATCGCTTCGAAGGCCTCGCGAACAATGCGCGTActttaatcatttttttttttcctccgtGAACAGTACAATTTCCTCTAAACATGACGTTacttaaattaaaaaacaaagatAATAACACGTTCTGCGAGCGCTTCTCTTCTCGATCCAAGTGGAAATTCCATACACCGGGTAATTCGAACGTCACTTGGCCGCGGTTCTTTTTTTCCTGCCATATTCTTTTGTTTCTTAATCGAgtttttaaattactttttacACGCGCGTACAATCGGGTCATCTTAAGCATATCTTAGGAAAAGTCTTATTGCTCTTTGAAATAGAGGAACATTTCAGGAATGATTCTACAACGTCTAGCTCCGTTTTCACGATCGGAACGAAGAACAAACGCATCGGAAGTCATTGTTGCGTACAGATTAAAATTAGTTTCTATCAATGACGACGATTTCGCATCCTCGAGAAGTTTACCATGGACGATATGTTTCGTCCCATACTCGGACGATTCTGACCTCGATGAAATCCGATCGAGGCGCTCGATTTTTCATCGCGATGAAAATGTACGCAACGACCGACTTCGATCGTCGATCGTTGTACACGCGGTCCGTTACTCATTCTCCCTTCGTTATTTTCAgtatctttcttttcctttgttTCTATAACGCGCACGCATCGACGAATAACCGCGTTTCGTCTGCGCGAATACCTTGCCCCTATTACACATCGCGTTATGATGCCAAtaatttttcctctcttttcatTTTTCGATCTTTCCGCGCGTATCGTTCGATAGGTGCATCGTGCTAGGCTCGACGAATCGTTTTCTATCTGAAAGATGCGTCAAGCTCGATTAACCGCTACTCGTCGATATGTCTCGTTTCTCCGACCGTATATCTTAAGTGTCGCGACCTTCTTAGAACAGTATATATTTGGTAAATCTTTAAGGCTATCGCGTAAATGCAAATACAATTGTCGTTCCTGatcgttaagaaaaaaaaaaaaaagaagagtgtTGCGCACACGCGTATCGCCGATGCGTGAAGGATATCTCATCGAGGAAAATTCTTGCAATCCGAAATGAACGATTCAACGGAACCGGTGTTAATTGGAGTGAGGTATAAGTAAGTACATCCGTTGCTAGATCGCACGAACAACAGAAAACGAACTCTATCGATACTTGAATAGAAAAAGTTGCGTTACGACTTACGAtagaaaaaattattaatatcgcAGAAGGAATCCTCGCGAAATGCCGTTTATAACCAAGGAGAGAAATTCgtcgaagaaagaaacgaaatactAAAGGAAGAATGATCTCTGAACGCCACCGcgcgaaaaaaaaggaagaaacaggAAATGTGTGCGCTAGCGTTAAAACGTGTCATCGATTTCGCTCGGTTTTGCCCGCTGCTACGCAAACACGTTGTCGGTTGGTTTCTTGGTCACAGAAATTATGCATTGGCCTTCCTAAGAACGGGACGAGAGGTGTCCAAAGTATAGCGCGATAATTTCAAGAAATAATTTTCCGTAGAATAATCTTCTCTCGAGTTTCGTCGTTGTATTTAAAAGTCTACTCTTAATTACAAGAATAAAGATGACGAGAAACAAGCGGGAACGCGGGTCTCCACGAACATTCCAACAATCGCGTACAAAATAGGAATGTGCTCTCTCCCTATCTGATCGTCCATTACAATAAGATTCGTTTCTCTAATTAATCTCCTTACATCGTCCCTAAACGCAATTAACGCGTCCCGCTCGTGGAAACTTCACGACTCAGTGGTGagtcattttcttttcttttttttttttttttttttctttcagttTTACTTCGCCTGACGCGCACGAGCACACCACTCGTCTCGGATAAAGATCGATCGTATTCGCGGAATTCCCGCGTACAAAACGATCGTCCAAGACTCTTTTTCTCGTCTCTCCGCCATCTTTTTCGCGATTCTACGGAACACCTACGCGATCGAAAACGGAATACATATCGGTGCGATCGTTTGACGGTCGGTGTAGCGGATCTCGTTC
This window encodes:
- the LOC126919791 gene encoding 26S proteasome non-ATPase regulatory subunit 2-like, which encodes MLISLSQLRLLMQTSTTSMTSVPKPLKYLKNSYNDMKNAHKKIRRRDVKRQFAEVLSVLSMAGAAPGSKECLRYCTDGEVTNPGEWGHEYVRQLEAEIVDEWTNAPVKDEERIRTQLTPLVNGIIKFDMKHNAEIPGCDLCLEIDQLNFLNESLDNTNFERVCRYLESCAVYSEDIERRQILQTVVDHYLRFQEYCKAMLVALQLADSDLVHKCLTTCPDDLMRKQLSFILVRQRENPLKKDYEGGDAKDIEAILSNSHVNNHYHLLARELDILEPKHPDDIYKTWLETNTVRRAEYDSARANLAATFVSGFVHAGFGQDKLMANTADCWVYKNKEHGMLSATASLGLIHMWDVDGGLVPIDKYLYTNDHNIKAGALLAIGLVNCGVRNECDPALALLSDYVYSENVTLRIGAVLGLGLAYAGSQRSDVTELLTGVLVDEASTMEIVSLGAIAIGLINVGSADAEASSTLLQRLIELTPQKLSSTYSRFLPLALGMIYMGCRDIIDAPSAALEVLPDPYKLAAQTMLEVCAYAGTGDVLIVQGLLRICSEPANGEGVPVTPVNSPTSCCCDQRSQIVEFSEKRTKEKLEEKHAESNDIGSTQAIATLGVAAVGLGEGKEDSRIFGQIGRYGPTAARRAMPLALGLSFLSNPDLSVLDVLNKYSHDNDSDVANNAIFALGLVGAGTNNARLATMLRQLACYHAKNPTHLFLVRISQGLVHLGKGTLSISPLRYASKVLDKVALAGLLVVLVAFLDCQNLILSKSHYLMYCLALAMEPRWLVTLDENLQSLPVSVRVGKAVDIVGKAGNPKSISGGYVHTTPTLLSSGERAELALDEYEALSSVLEGFVILREKSNVS